One Gadus chalcogrammus isolate NIFS_2021 chromosome 7, NIFS_Gcha_1.0, whole genome shotgun sequence genomic window, CATTTGATCCAGCTGTCTCAGCCCACCTCCTGTTGTCCTTCCCCaatgtctgtctgctcctcttTTGTCCATCATCCTGTCTGATTTTCCTTTCTCATGGCCTCCGACCCCTGCAACGGGTTTCTGAGAAGGTGCTGTCCTCACTTCTGTGGAGCTCATCCACTTCCTGTCATGTGATCCAAGGCCTAATTTTTCCCGCTCTTATATATTGGCTAAATCTTTAAGGGTTGTTTGCAGGTTCTGTTCAATGGTATCGGTGTAGCTTTCGCACCAACCGACAGCGTGCAGTATTCCTGCATCCAGTTTGTAATTTTTATGCTTCATTTCAGGGCAGTCAATGGATATGTACCATCATGTCGCTGATCCCCCAACATTCAGCACATTAATAAACATTAAGCGATGAGATCTCATTCAAACTGTCGCGCAATACCGGACAGCATTGTTCCTGCAACGGCGGCTGCTTGTTCTTTAGTCTCATTTGTGAGATGCTTTAAATAAAGACAagtaaaaacaaggaaatattAAAAAATTAACACCCATCTTTTCATCATGGCATACGTTTCTGTGCCctatttaaacatatttaatCAGATATCGGGAGGTCAAAGcaggagagaaaagaaaaagaatgtGTTATGTAACCATCCTTCCCTCATCGCTGTTCTTGCTCGCTATAAAGCCTCTAGGCGGGGCCGGCCAAAGCAGAAAGCTCTTGGCCAGCGGTCTTATCTCGTTAGGGCGTTATACTGTCCTGTGTCAACAGTGTCCTGGTGGAATTAAGAGGGTTAGCGACTCCTGAGTCCTGCTCTTTGCTTCGCTGTGCAGCCTGAACACGGGCCAGCTCGACAAACCAGATGACGTCCGCGTCCATGCACCGGCCTTTGCCTCCTGTCCTCTTTGTTCTGTACCTgatattcttcttcttcatgttCTGCGTCCTTTCTTTTTACTCCATCACCGCCAGGCTGAAGTAGACAGCCGTCCGCTAAACCAGTTGACCCAGAGGTCGGCTCCGAACGGGGGGCCGTCCTAAGAAGATCCACGGGCTTCCGCTTCCACCGAGCGGAGAAGAAGCCTGACCGACCGCTGAGCCGATTTTGGACCCGATTTTGGACACTTTTGGGCGGCAGGGTGtgacacctccctccctctttgtgagcctgctctgtctctccaccCCTTTTGAGGTTGAGCCATGGGGAACCACGGCTCTAACCTGGACGATATCCTGGCGGAGGACATGCACCACTGGTACAACAAGTTCATGAGGGAGTCTCCGTCAGGGCTCATCACCCTGTTCGAGCTGAAGGCCATCCTGGGGCTCAAGCGCATGACTGAAGACGCCAACGGCTACGTGGACCAGGTGTTCATGACCTTCGACATGGACGGGGTGCGTACAGTAAACCCctcacatgcacgtgcacatgtGAGGGCACATGCATTGAGTGCATTTGTATGCATTGTGTTTTCTGTGGTAAAGAAAAAGCCATTGACCATAGACCATAGACCTAAAAAGCCATAGACCATAGTTTTACCACAAAGTCTTCCCTTTGTGGTAAAACTATTGTCTATACATTTTTAGGAGACCTTTTCATGCTAGAGCCTACATATGATCACTATGTAGGCTCTAGGATGAAAGGGTCTCCTATCTCATGCATCTTCTTCAGGAAACCTTGTGGGGACTCTGGTCCAATATATGCGTACCTTCTCTTAGTAACTATTTCCGTGGTTAAGTAGCGCTGAGGTGGCCAGGTTAGGAGCCGTGGGCTGTATAAGTTTAGCTCCGGAGGGGGTATTCATGTAGCGCAAGATCTGTGAAGGACAATGCATGGGAAGTCATGACCATGACCATGTATGTATAGAATAAGGTTAGGAGTCCCAAAGCCAATTTAAGGTCACCTTCCTCTAAGGACTCTGTGTCATTTAATTGTTTCTTAATTGTGTTGTTGGTTGGGTTCTTAGCCGATTGCAATCTATCGTTCATGCAGGATGCACAGCTGGTTGATTGCATGTGAAAGTTAGAGGGAAACAGAAGAATGGCAGATGTGAACAAACTAAGGCTCTCAGAGAGGGGGACTGATATTGGCTAAATGGTTGATTGGCTTACGGCACAGATAGCAAATCCTGGAGCCTGCTGGGCCACAAGAGTAAGTCGATTTTTTGCTGTCAGCATgtgtacgcccccccccccccacacacacacacacacacacacacacacacacacacacacacacacacacacacacacacacacacacacacacacacacacacacacacacacacacacacacacacacacacacacacacacacacacacaaacttgcagTACTAGCCAAAGGGCAGTGATGTACATGCCCGGTTCATACTTGGTGAACCACAGTGTCCATCGCACAAAATCATAGCAGAAGTGTTGCTGCATTTTGCATAttgaaggacagacagacatacaggccAGCAAAGGCATCAGTTGACAGTAAGGCTGGACCAGGTTACATTAATACTTTTTATACTTTCTTTTAATACAGTTTTGTTGGGGTGAATCTtagattaatatttaattatgGGTTAATTACTACACGTTAATTGTGATGATCCGGGAAACTATTCATACAAACGCAAAGGAAACAAATCATAatttaaaattataaataacaaaaatactCCCCGAAATATTGTACATGGCATGTTATGTTTCATGAGTTGTGGTAAGGGCTGGTTGGTTGTTGGTTGCTAGGGGAGAGAGCTGTTGCCACGGGTCAGGTCAGTGACCCTGACCCTCTCTCCGGGACGAGCAAGAGCTTTATCATATTATAATACATTCCATTCGGTTGGAGCTTTCATACAAAGTCCAAGCCTTCCAATATGATGTCCTCAGCATCCCTCGGGAATGGAAGCCCTAACCCGGGCAGTGCCAGTCTCCAGTCTTCAATAGAAGATTTGCAACACCCAAGAGGACCTTCACCGCCTCTGGCAGACATTTGAGCAGTGGGAATGTTTAAGCAATCTAGGAAAAAGTCAACGGTGTAACCTGCTGTAATCCTCCATTCTGCTAAAAAATCCATCTCCAACATACCATGTAGCCACTCCGCCCTCACCAGCGTTTGTGCCTACCTGCAGGCATCTGTGACTAAGATCCTTAATCTCAACCGCCTAATCTGCATTCACTGTTAAACGCTTTAGAATACAGCGTCTGATGAATGAGTCGATAGAAGATCTTTGCTGctatacagggggggggggggggggggcaaaccgGGAATCCAGATGTTATAAAAGAAAAATAGtaattatgtatattttatacTGATATCATTTTTATTATCAACTAACCTCTTTATTGCTttcttctccatctctcctcctctctctctctctctctctctctctctctctctctctctccctcccatccactgtctctcctccactgtctctcttcccccctactgtctctctcccccaccctctcactctctcccttcgcctactgtctctcccccaccctctcactctctcccttcgcctactgtctctctcccccactcctcactctctcccttcgcctactgtccctctcctctactctctcaccctcacctccccccctatgatctctctcctcccccctactctccctccccctccccctctgcagGATGGGTACATAGACTTTGTGGAGTACATAGCAGCCATCAGCCTGATGCTGAAAGGAGAGATCAACCAGAAACTCAAGTGGTACTTCAAACTGTTTGACCAGGACGGCAACGGAAAGATCGACAGAGATGAATTAGAAACCATCTTCTCGGTAATAGCCTCATAACATCAAAAGCAGTCTACAAACTGAATACAGCCGCACACATGAGTGGCTGTCTAGACACAGATCATGATATTTATAGCCCTTAAATCACGTGGTCATGATGAACACATCAAATAAttcaatatacatatatatatatatatatacatatatatatatatatatattgttgttgttttttttggatacATAATTTAATCTATTAATGGACAGCAAATCATCATTCAGTCAGATGTTTGATCAATCAGGTTGGGTAACACACAGAAGGTGGTCATTTAGAGATTTTTCAAGAATGGTAAATTCCGTATGTTCTCTTTGTCTAGATCTAGATTAGTTTAGATCCAGAATCTCAAACAGAACTCCCCTGCCCTGACCCTTCAAGATCAAATCGGACCGGGCTAAACTGAATTAAAGGAACTCTTATAACCTGGATGAGCTTATCCAATCAAACAGCAGGAAAGGCCTCTGCCTAACACTTCCTTATGGGCGGGTTAACCCCATTGGTTTGGATGTCATTTCAGGATAGCGTCTCCATGGTAATAAGATAACATGTTTCTCTGTTTACCCCACCTGGAGTCTTCCCAGCCTTTGCTCAAATTCTGTCCCTTTGtcggtctgtctgactgactgtctctctgtctctccctctctctctccaggccatCCAGGACATCACACGGAACCGGGATATTGACCCGGAGCAGATTGTTTCTGTGATATACGAGAGGATCGACACGAGAGGAGAAGGTGAGAACCAATCACTTCCATCACAGACACTCAGCTCTTCCTATCACTTCACTGACACACCAGAGACTCATCGATCCAAGTCTTTGAATAGTTCACCAACAATTCACAACAATGCTGCTGCAATTGGCAGTTCTaaataagcaaaaaaaaaaaatcattgttttATCATGACATTAGCAATTGGACACTTCCGCACACTTTTTATCGTTCCATACAACCAATTACTGAGTTATGCCAAAATGAGTTGTAAATGGCTGGGTGGCTCAtaaccccatctccccccccccgcccccatcagGTGAGCTGACCCTGGAGGAGTTCATTGACGGAGCCAAGAACCACCCTGACATCATGGAGACGCTGAAGACCATGATGGACCTGACGCccgtcctcatcatcatcattgaaGGACTCTAGAAGAGGTGAGAAGGCTGCTGGGTGCACCGGCGGAGGCAGGCTGAGGCAGGGCACGAACACAGAACACTAACCAGAAGTTCCCTCTCCCATCAACCTTCCCAAGGGACttcgaagccccccccccccaccctatgTCTAGTCAGTCCCTTCCATGAGGAAGCCTGACTTTTGGTGTTTAGAAGGAGGCCTGGGGACATCGTAAAGGACTGGGGTTGACGTCGGAAGAGGTTTGAGGAAAAAGACCAGAAGAAACCTGGAAAACTGGCGACGTCAAAGGCAAATAACAACAAATTCAACAGTGACTGGCTTCAGACCTACTGTCCTGCAAGTTGAAGAATTTCCCCATGCTACTCTCTCAGAGCAAGCCAAACAATCAAAGGGGGTCATACCAGTGTTTTGAATTAGCGATCACAAAGTCCTAGTGAAAAGACCTAGTCTGGCCTCCCTCTTTTTGTTATGCTTTTTCTTAATGCTTGTTTCCAGACGATGTATTTTGTTGTCCTATTCAGTATACAAACCCATTTTCAATTGATAGCTAAATGTCATTCGATTGTCTGAATCCGACCAATCCAAGGGCTGCTTCCCATCAAGAGCACAGCATTCAGAGGCAAACTGTGCCCCGTCATACAAGGTGACCAGGCTGGTGTTGTCCCTTATCCTCCTAACGCTGTAATAGCCTTAGCAGACTGAGCCAATAGACTTCCCTCCTAGCAACGCGGGGAGCTTTTTATAGGCAGGACTTCTCACCACACAGCTCAGGGGAGACGGAACGTGAGCGGTACTCACAAACGTGCAAAATCAAAGAGACTGGGAAGGACAACGAAGTGAACTCACTTGTAAAGAAAGAGCGCGAGCACACTGGCAAACTGAATCCAAAGCTCAAATCAATacgcaaaaagaaaaagaagccGATTCAAATGAGTCACTTGAGTTGCTGTTACTTTCCCCTTGTCCGTTCCATAGAGCTGACTTGCACGGGATGGGCTGATTATGTAACCTAACACTACGGTTAGGCAGACTAATCCCTCCAAAGGGATTAGGCTTCTTCAGCGGGCAGCAGTGATCCTGTGTGGGGCGGGTCACGGTGGAACGACTCCTTGAGGTGCTTCCCTTATCTGCTGGAACTGTAGCCTTCAACCATTCAGTGTCAACCAATATGCTTGGATGATTTTGCTGTCAATTCTATGGACGTTTTTCTCACATCAACAACGTATGCTCTTAAAGCATTCAAACACTCGACACAACTATGCTCTGATTGCTCAAGCAGTAAATACGCTGTATGCAGTTGTACAGACCGATAGAGGTCAAACGCTGTGACTCTGACATGCTAGACCGGGGGCTGGCTTGCAGAGGTGGAATCATGTCAAAAATCGGAAAATAAGAGCACAAGAATTTATATTAATCAGTAATAACCGTGCTTGAACCAAGCTTTAAACTAGCACTAATAAAAAACTCTTCCTCTATCTAACTTAGCTCCCTTTTTATCGATCAGATTATTGATTGATATTACCCTGCCCTCACTTCTCTCTGTGGATTGCCTGGTGCACATAGTTTCATGTTACATATTACATTACGGGAACTTGTTTGACATGGACTAGTGGCTTCTGTAGAGGATGAGTCAACGCATGCATTTTCTGTCTCTTGCGCTTAGTTACTGAAGGGGAAATGAGCCGTGTCGAATACTGAAGGACATGCAGACGGAACACGAGAGATTGAGTCGTACGTCACCCAGATGTGGGGCAGCCAACCAGCTTAACCTAATGGTTAAGCGCTACGCACAAGAGTCAaaaagcttctttttttttttacaatgcagCCTTTGTACCGCttgagaggagaaaggagaaatgAGAAAAGGGAGTTATTTGTATGTTTAAAAACTGCGACGTCAGAGATTGTCCAAGGAAGATGGACTGTGTTGTTTAAAACTCTGCGCATTAGGTTCATAGTAGTCATTTTAATGGTGGATTTTAATGAATCATGCTCTGTGTTGCCTTACCAATAAAGTTCATCAAGAATCTTCCAATGTGTCGGGTTATTTCCTTGAGAACAGCTCTAACCCCATGGTCTGTCCACATTTTGAATGTGCAAATGTGTATGtatccccctcctcaccccttctccAATCTCAAGTCACAACACAGCAAATAACtgtattgataaaaaaaatactcacAAGAAACTGTATCAAATAGCATATTTAATCACAAAATTGCAAATATAAAATAGATTCTTAGAAATGGCAAATAATTCTAATTGCCTATCATTGATCCATCGTCAACCACTGGTCCTTGATATGCTTGAGGATTTGGTTGCTACAGCAACGAGTCCCAAAGGATTCATGAGAATTCTATACAAATGATGTACAACACTACACAAGGCATGTATGTTTTTTAAAGAGAACTAGATATTTTCGCTCACAGCAGCATTGTTAAAGACGTTTGGTTTTTTCAGTAACTTCCTGTGTCAGAAGGGAGACGTAAAGTCGGACAAACGAATAGGAGACGCCCAGGGCGCAGTACACGGATGTCACCAGCAGGGGGACGAAGGGCAGGGTCTGCTGCCACGGCGACAGAGGAAAGACGACCTCGCAGAGGACCTCCACGGCGACCAGGCCCAGAAGGTAGAGGGCTTCCAGAGGATGAAGCAAAGAACCCTCTCCACTGAGGTGAGACGAAGCAGTAGTAAACCATCAGATGTACGTCTCATAAAGAAGGGACTCTTTCATTTCTTTCTAAACGATTTCATTTTAGCAATGAGTTCCCATATAAAGGATATTTattaatctatttatttatttattcagtacCCTCACCTGTATatgaaaattaaaacaaaagtaATCATATAAATATTAACTGACTTTGTATACATCCATTCAAAATAAACTTATAATAATAAAGTGTGACTCACCTGAAAAGGTTTCTCAAAGCACTGAAGGAGTAGATGGTGAACAACAGCATCAGCAGGACCTTAATGGGAAACTCTAGAGAAGGACAGCACCAGCTTGTTCAGTAACTGATCACTAATATATCATGTAACATTTGAATACTCAATTCGAGTGTGGTTTGACAGGCCCAATGTTTGAAACAGGTTGAAACGGGGGGAAAGGTCTTCCCCACTAGCCGTTGTTTAATGGAGCCAcgatggcagcagcagcagcagcagtagccaGGTGGCAGAGGGACGTACCTGCGGGGGTGAACAGCAGTGGGAACAGGGAGTAATGGCCTGTAGTGGCCAGCATCAGGAATATCCCAGCATCCCGTCTGCTTTCAACAGCCAGGATactggaggaagagaaagacagTTATATTCCCGATCCCATATAGTCTTGCGGGTTTTAgtgagtggaccaatcacagcccttgctgctgcctcgcctcgacggaaggttccaatttttgggaggcgtaCGTGGACGCAAGAAGGGTCCgtaaggacgtaaggggtccgcaaggacgtggaaccataactaacaCTGTTCTAGAGCAGGTCGAATATGGAGAAATcaaaatcacgattattttggtcaatattgaaatcccgattattcaaactatttttttttgagtttgaaaacatgatcaGCACGTCTATCTCAAAAACACTTTGTTACGGAGAACTTAGAAATTTCGTCCGAAAATTTCGAACACAAAATCGTCCGAAAGAAATTGTTCAAATCTAAATCAAATTCTATAaaacccaaaagaaaaaaactcgATTAGGTTAATTTTGTGAtagtttgacgctaaaatcgctGTACACTGATGCCC contains:
- the guca1d gene encoding guanylate cyclase activator 1d; the encoded protein is MGNHGSNLDDILAEDMHHWYNKFMRESPSGLITLFELKAILGLKRMTEDANGYVDQVFMTFDMDGDGYIDFVEYIAAISLMLKGEINQKLKWYFKLFDQDGNGKIDRDELETIFSAIQDITRNRDIDPEQIVSVIYERIDTRGEGELTLEEFIDGAKNHPDIMETLKTMMDLTPVLIIIIEGL